One genomic window of Cricetulus griseus strain 17A/GY chromosome 3, alternate assembly CriGri-PICRH-1.0, whole genome shotgun sequence includes the following:
- the LOC100772973 gene encoding LOW QUALITY PROTEIN: olfactory receptor 51B4-like (The sequence of the model RefSeq protein was modified relative to this genomic sequence to represent the inferred CDS: inserted 1 base in 1 codon; deleted 2 bases in 1 codon) encodes MWSNNSDAPFLLTGFLGLEAIHHWISIPFFVIYLSIILGNGTLLFIIWNDKAMEGHSLHEPMYYFLAVLASTDLGMTLTTMPTVLGVLVLNQREIGHRACFIQSYFIHSLAIVESGVLLDMAYDRFVAICTPLHYNSILTNSRVMKVALGVLLRGFMSIVLPILPLFWFPYCHSHILSHAFCLHQDVMKLACADITFNRVYPXVPLTFFLDALIIVFSYVLILKTVMGITSGEERAKALNTCVSHISCVLVFYVTVIGLTFIHRFGKHVPHVVHVTMSYVYFLFPPFMNPIIYSIKTKQIQRSILHLFSGHSRICISIPEYGCDFWAFIGNKFCFKYYFFSM; translated from the exons ATGTGGTCCAACAACAGTGATGCTCCTTTCTTGCTGACTGGCTTCCTGGGCTTGGAAGCAATTCACCACTGGATCTCTATCCCATTCTTTGTCATTTACTTGTCCATCATTTTAGGGAATGGCACACTTCTCTTCATCATTTGGAATGAT AAGGCTATGGAAGGCCATAGCCTTCATGAGCCCATGTACTATTTCCTTGCTGTGCTGGCAAGTACAGACCTTGGGATGACACTAACCACGATGCCCACAGTGCTAGGTGTCCTAGTGTTGAACCAGAGGGAGATCGGACACAGGGCCTGTTTCATTCAGTCCTACTTCATCCACTCATTAGCCATTGTAGAGTCAGGGGTCTTGCTTgacatggcctatgaccgctttGTTGCCATCTGCACACCTCTACATTACAACTCTATTCTTACCAATTCCAGGGTAATGAAAGTTGCACTGGGGGTACTGCTGAGAGGTTTCATGTCTATTGTGCTCCCAATCCTGCCACTCTTTTGGTTCCCATACTGCCATTCCCACATTCTTTCTCATGCCTTCTGCCTCCACCAGGATGTCATGAAACTTGCATGTGCTGACATCACCTTCAACCGCGTGTACC GTGTACCCTTGACTTTCTTTCTTGATGCACTGATCATTGTCTTTTCTTATGTCCTCATTCTGAAGACGGTTATGGGTATCACCTCTGGAGAGGAGAGAGCAAAAGCTCTCAATACCTGTGTCTCCCACATTAGCTGTGTCCTGGTCTTTTACGTCACTGTGATTGGTCTGACCTTCATCCACAGGTTTGGAAAGCATGTCCCACATGTGGTACATGTAACCATGAGCTATGtctactttctctttcctccctttatgAACCCCATCATTTACAGCATCAAGACCAAGCAGATTCAGAGGAGCATCCTCCATCTATTCTCTGGACACAGTAGGATTTGCATCAGCATCCCAGAATATGGATGTGATTTCTGGGCTTTTATTGgaaacaaattttgttttaagtatTATTTCTTTAGTATGTAA